The region TGAACAACAAGTCACCTCTACCATTGCTTTGCTAGACGATGGTTCAACGGTTCCATTCGTCGCTCGTTACCGTAAGGAAGCTACAGGGGGGCTAGATGACACCCAACTACGAACGTTACATAGTAGATTGAGCTATCTGCGTGATTTGAATGATAGACGTGCAGTTATCTTATCCAGTATTGATATTCAGGGTAAACTGACTCCTGAATTAAAAAAAGCATTGTTTGATGCCAGCAGCAAGACACTCCTAGAAGATCTCTATTTACCTTATAAGCCCAAGCGACGCACTAAAGGACAAATTGCAATAGAAGCAGGTATCGCGCCTTTGGCCGACTTTCTACTGCTTAATCGCCAAACCAATGTAGAACAAGAAGCGGCTAAATTTATCAATGTTGAAGCGAATTTTATCGATATTAAGTCTGTGCTCGATGGTGCACGCTTTATCATAATGGAACGCTTTGCTGAAGATGCTTTATTGTTGCAAAAAGTGAGGGGGCATCTCGGTCAGTATTCAGTGCTTGAAAGTAAAATGGTGAAAGGAAAAGAAAAAGAAGGCGCTAAGTTTAGAGATTATTTCGAGTATTGTGAGCCGATAAATAAAATACCTTCACATCGTGCATTGGCGATATTACGTGGTCGTAATGAGGGTGTCTTGAGTGTCAATCTGAATGCGGACCCCAGTAATGAATCTAAACAAGGTAGCTATTGTGAAGTGATTATTGCAGATCACTTTGCCTTAGATTTAGGTCATAGTGATGTGGACCAGTGGCTGAAAACGGTGGTTACAGCAACATGGCGATTTAAGATTGCTCCGCAAATGGAAACTGAATTTATTAGTAAGATGCGTGAGATGGCAGAATCTGAAGCTATCAAAGTGTTTGCTCGTAACTTAGGTGATTTATTAATGGCAGCCCCTGCGGGAGCTAAGGCGACATTAGGATTAGATCCCGGATTACGAAGTGGCGTGAAAGTCGCCATCGTTAACCATACTGGTCAATTGGTTGCTCATACAACAATTTTCCCACATGCGCCTCAAAATCAGTGGGATAAATCAGTCCGAACTTTGGCAAACTTAGCAAAAATGCATAAAGTGGAGTTGATTGCAGTGGGTAATGGAACGGCCTCGAGAGAGACTGATAAGTTGGCTGCTGAGCTTATTGCTAGCGTAAAAGATGAACTCCCTACAATCACTAAAGTGATGGTGAGTGAGGCGGGCGCGTCGGTGTATTCTGCATCGCAACTGGCGGCGGATGAATTTCCTGAACTGGATGTGTCAATTCGAGGTGCGGTATCTATTGCCCGCCGTTTGCAAGACCCTCTTGCCGAATTGGTGAAGATTGAACCTAAGGCGATCGGTGTTGGTCAGTATCAGCATGACGTCAGTCAGAGTCAGTTATCTTTATCGCTTGAAAGTGTGGTGGAAGATTGCGTTAACAATGTAGGCGTTGATTTGAATATGGCCTCAGCTCCTTTATTAGCTCAAGTGGCTGGGTTAAATAAAACGTTAGCGAGAAACATTGTCACATACCGTGATCAACATGGTGAGTTTAAGGAACGTAAGCAGTTGCTTAGCGTCGCTCGTCTCGGTCCTAAAGCGTATGAACAGGCTGCGGGTTTTTTGCGTATTTATAATGGTGTCAACCCCTTAGATGCGTCATCAGTTCATCCTGAAGCTTATGTGCTGGTTGAGTCGATAGCAAACGCCAAAGCGCAAGCGCTTAATTTCTTAGTCGGCAATACAGCGCTGTTAAAAAGCGTCAATGCCGCTGATTTTATTTCCGATAAATTTGGACTGCCGACGGTCACGGATATTCTGATGGAACTCGATAAACCTGGTCGAGATCCACGTGGTGAGTTTAAAACCGCCATATTTAAAGAAGGTATAGAGCAAGTTAACGACTTAAAACCAGAGATGGTTTTAGAAGGGGTTGTGACCAATGTGACTAATTTCGGCGCCTTTGTCGATGTCGGCGTTCATCAAGATGGTTTAGTGCATATTTCATCTTTGACAGATAAATTTGTGAGTGATCCTCATACTGTTGTGAAGGCTGGTGATGTGGTTAAAGTCAAAGTGATGGAGATTGAT is a window of Shewanella sp. VB17 DNA encoding:
- a CDS encoding Tex family protein produces the protein MQMTHNIAQIIAQELNVREQQVTSTIALLDDGSTVPFVARYRKEATGGLDDTQLRTLHSRLSYLRDLNDRRAVILSSIDIQGKLTPELKKALFDASSKTLLEDLYLPYKPKRRTKGQIAIEAGIAPLADFLLLNRQTNVEQEAAKFINVEANFIDIKSVLDGARFIIMERFAEDALLLQKVRGHLGQYSVLESKMVKGKEKEGAKFRDYFEYCEPINKIPSHRALAILRGRNEGVLSVNLNADPSNESKQGSYCEVIIADHFALDLGHSDVDQWLKTVVTATWRFKIAPQMETEFISKMREMAESEAIKVFARNLGDLLMAAPAGAKATLGLDPGLRSGVKVAIVNHTGQLVAHTTIFPHAPQNQWDKSVRTLANLAKMHKVELIAVGNGTASRETDKLAAELIASVKDELPTITKVMVSEAGASVYSASQLAADEFPELDVSIRGAVSIARRLQDPLAELVKIEPKAIGVGQYQHDVSQSQLSLSLESVVEDCVNNVGVDLNMASAPLLAQVAGLNKTLARNIVTYRDQHGEFKERKQLLSVARLGPKAYEQAAGFLRIYNGVNPLDASSVHPEAYVLVESIANAKAQALNFLVGNTALLKSVNAADFISDKFGLPTVTDILMELDKPGRDPRGEFKTAIFKEGIEQVNDLKPEMVLEGVVTNVTNFGAFVDVGVHQDGLVHISSLTDKFVSDPHTVVKAGDVVKVKVMEIDIERKRIALSMRLDEKIGEKMVSRPSAKVAGNRPNQNGASKAQNRSRQKVEPANAAMGNAFADAFAKFKK